The nucleotide window TCCCGGTTTCCCAGTGGCAAATTGGCCGTTGCTCCGCTCTTACAGTTGCGAGACAGTGCGGGATTTTCACCCGACTTCCTGACGTCAAATTCGTTTATTAACTTGTCGATTTTGATTTCATTATACATAAAGTCACCGGAGAGTCAAGCGTCTTTGAAAAATATCTGTCTTGGCGCACTCAAAACCGGCGGGTAAAAGATGAGCCTTGACAAAACGGTGACCGCCGGGTACAATGGGCGCAAATTGATTCGCCGCGCGACGGAAGTTGGGTGAAAATCCCACGCGGAGCCGCCGCTGTAATGGTACCAGCGTGTTTCAAGAAGTCACTGTGACGCCTGTCATGGGAAGACGAAACAACGCGATGACGCCAGAGCCAGAATACCTGCGCTGCGATTATTTCATCACGGGCTGACGGACCTTTGGCCGGTGTAACGATTGCAAAGTTTTCTTTGCTTTTATTGCCCTTTCCGTCCGGGAAGGGCATTTATTTTTTTAAACCACAAAGACGAGACGGGGTGCGCTTTTGTCATTCGAGCATTATATTCAAAAAGGTGCGCAGAAGCTGCGCCTCGGCTACACAACGGGGACGTGCGCCGCGCTCGCGGCGAAAGCGGCCGCCGAAATGCTTCTGACGGGGTTGATGGCAGAGACCATCAGCCTGACGACGCCGAAGGGCCTCGACGTGACGGTGCCAGTGCTCGGCGCGTCGTTTGATGACAAACAGGCCGCTTGCGCCGTCAGAAAAGACGCCGGTGACGACCCGGACGTCACCGACGGTATGCTGGTCTGCGCCCTTGTCAGCCGGGTGGACGAGCCGGGCATTATGATTGACGGCGGTATCGGTGTTGGCCGCGTCACAAAGCCGGGCCTGAACCAGCCGGTCGGCGCGGCGGCGATAAACACGGTGCCGCGGCGAATGATCGCCGAGGAAGTGGCGCACATCTGCCAGCGTGTGCAATACACAGGCGGCCTGACGGTCGTCATCAGTATTCCCGAGGGGGAAGATCGCGCGAAGAAGACGTTTAACGAAAAGCTCGGCATTAAAGGCGGCCTGTCAGTTTTGGGGACAAGCGGTATCGTCGAACCGATGAGCACGCAGGCGCTGATTGATTGTATCGGGCTGGAACTGCGCGCCCTGGCAGCCGAAGGACATCGAAGCGTTGTTCTCACGCCGGGCAACTACGGCACGGCGTTTTTGTCCCGTTTTCCAAAGCTCCGCGCAGCCCCAACTGTAAAATTTTCAAATTTTATTGGCGAGGCGCTGCGCTTTGCGGTGCAGAGCGGCTTTCAAAAAATCCTTGTCGTCGGTCATCTTGGCAAGCTCGTCAAGCTGGCGGGCGGCATAATGAATACGCATTCCGGTGAAGCGGACTGCCGGGCGGAAATCCTCGCGGCGCATGCTGCACTCTGCGGCGCCGGGCAGCTGACCGTGCGCGCCATTATGGACAGCGCCGCAACGGACGCGTGTGTCGATATATTAATGCAAGCCGGTATCCGGGACGAGGTGCTCAAATCGCTCCTGAGCAAGATTGAAGAGCAGCTTCAAAGAAAAACGGGAGAAGCAACAGAAATCGGTGCCGTTCTGTTTTCAAATACATATGGCTTTCTCGGTCAGACGGCTTCGGCGGCATCTCTGATCGAATCATTCGGCTGGGAGGAAAACAAATGATCTATTTTGTGGGGGCCGGCAGCGGCGCGCCAGATCTTATTACCATTCGCGGTGCCGAGCGCCTCAAGCAGGCCGATGTCATTATCTATGCTGGCAGCCTAGTCAATCCGGCGCTTTTATCATACGCGAAATCAGAATGTGCCGTTTATAACAGCGCTAAAATGACGCTTGAAGAAGTGCTGGACGTGATGACGTCGGCGGAGGCGGCGGGCAAAGACACCGTCCGCCTGCATACGGGCGACCCTTGCCTGTATGGCGCCATCCGCGAGCAGATGGACAGGCTTGACGCTTGTGATATCGCTTATGAAAGCGTACCGGGCGTGTCCAGCTTCTGCGGCGCGGCGGCGGCACTTCGCGCCGAATACACGCTGCCGGACGTCAGCCAAAGCGTCGTCATTACCCGAATGGCGGGTCGCACACCGGTGCCCGAGCGGGAGAGCATCCGCAGCTTTGCCGCGCACGGCTGCACGATGGTGATTTTCTTAAGCTCCGGGCTGACAGAATCGCTCCAGAGGGAACTGCTTGAGGGCGGCTATCCGGGCGACACGCCCGCCGCCATCGTCTATAAGGCGACATGGCCCGATGAAAAGGTTTATCGGTGCACCGTTTCAACGATTCATCAGACCATGACGGAGAACAACATCAAGAATACGGCGCTGATTACAGTTGGCGGCTTTCTGGGAAATGAATACAACCGCTCGAAGCTGTATGATCCCGCCTTTACAACGCTTTTTCGCGAGGGCGTTTCGACATGAACATCGGCATGATTGTCTTTACGGCGCGGGGCTTTGACCTGGGTGAACGCCTGTGTGCGGCGCTGGAGGGGGCAGGCCATCATGTGCTGCTCAACCGGTGCGCGAACGGCGCGCTGGATCACTGGACGAAAAGCCGTTTTGCAACAGATGACGCGCTTGTTTTTGTTGGTGCCGCCGGGATTGCCGTCCGGGCAATTGCGCCGTATATCAAATCAAAAACGAGCGACCCGGCCGTCCTTGTGCTCGATGAAACTGGCCGGTTCGTTATCCCGATTCTGTCCGGCCATATCGGCGGGGCTAACGATCTGGCACGGACCATCGGGGCCCTTTATGGGGCCATCCCCGTTATTACGACGGCAACGGATTGCAGCGGTGTTTTTGCCGTCGACGCCTGGGCAAGCAGAAAACAGATGTGTATTCTCAATCCCGAGCGGATTAAATGGATATCCGCGCGCCTGCTGGCCGGTGAGAAAATCGCGTTTCGCAGCCTTTTCCCGATCAAAGGCAAGCTGCCGGAGGGCTTTTCAGAGGATAAAAAAAATTACGACATCGCCATCACGATCAAAACGAAGGGCAGTCATGCGGCGCTGCGCCTCGTACCGCCTGTTCTGACGCTCGGCGTCGGCTGCCGGAGGGGCGTTTCGGCGGAGGATTTAGACCGGGCTTTTGATATGATTCTTAAAAAGTCCAGCTTTTACGAAGAAGCGGTCTGCCAGGTTTGTAGCATCGATTTAAAGGCGGAAGAGGCGGGCCTTTTATCTTTCTGCCGGTCGCGCAATTTGCCGTTTCGAACGTTTTCCGCTTTGGCGCTGGCCGACGTTCAAGGGAGCTTTACTGCTTCAGAGTTTGTCCGTAAAACAACGGGCGTTGATAACGTCTGCGAAAGAAGTGCCGTGCTCGGCAGCGGCGGAACTTTGCTGACGAAAAAGGACGCCGGAAACGGCATCACCATGGCATTTGCAGTCGCGCCCTATACGGTGCGCTTTTTGGAGGAATAAAAATGGGAAAATTATACGTTGTCGGTCTCGGGCCGGGGCATGCTGCGGGCATGACAAAACAAGCGCACTCGGCACTTGATTGCTCTGAACTCATTTGCGGGTATACGACTTACGTTGACCTTGTCCGACCGGTTTACCCCGAAAAGACTTATAAGTCAACCGGCATGTGCAGCGAGATTGAGCGCTGTCGCATGGCGCTTTCAGAGGCGGCGGACAAAACGGTTTCGATGGTCTGCAGCGGTGACGCCGGTGTTTAC belongs to Oscillospiraceae bacterium CM and includes:
- the cbiD gene encoding cobalamin biosynthesis protein CbiD → MSFEHYIQKGAQKLRLGYTTGTCAALAAKAAAEMLLTGLMAETISLTTPKGLDVTVPVLGASFDDKQAACAVRKDAGDDPDVTDGMLVCALVSRVDEPGIMIDGGIGVGRVTKPGLNQPVGAAAINTVPRRMIAEEVAHICQRVQYTGGLTVVISIPEGEDRAKKTFNEKLGIKGGLSVLGTSGIVEPMSTQALIDCIGLELRALAAEGHRSVVLTPGNYGTAFLSRFPKLRAAPTVKFSNFIGEALRFAVQSGFQKILVVGHLGKLVKLAGGIMNTHSGEADCRAEILAAHAALCGAGQLTVRAIMDSAATDACVDILMQAGIRDEVLKSLLSKIEEQLQRKTGEATEIGAVLFSNTYGFLGQTASAASLIESFGWEENK
- the cobM gene encoding precorrin-4 C(11)-methyltransferase, which produces MIYFVGAGSGAPDLITIRGAERLKQADVIIYAGSLVNPALLSYAKSECAVYNSAKMTLEEVLDVMTSAEAAGKDTVRLHTGDPCLYGAIREQMDRLDACDIAYESVPGVSSFCGAAAALRAEYTLPDVSQSVVITRMAGRTPVPERESIRSFAAHGCTMVIFLSSGLTESLQRELLEGGYPGDTPAAIVYKATWPDEKVYRCTVSTIHQTMTENNIKNTALITVGGFLGNEYNRSKLYDPAFTTLFREGVST
- a CDS encoding cobalt-precorrin 5A hydrolase is translated as MNIGMIVFTARGFDLGERLCAALEGAGHHVLLNRCANGALDHWTKSRFATDDALVFVGAAGIAVRAIAPYIKSKTSDPAVLVLDETGRFVIPILSGHIGGANDLARTIGALYGAIPVITTATDCSGVFAVDAWASRKQMCILNPERIKWISARLLAGEKIAFRSLFPIKGKLPEGFSEDKKNYDIAITIKTKGSHAALRLVPPVLTLGVGCRRGVSAEDLDRAFDMILKKSSFYEEAVCQVCSIDLKAEEAGLLSFCRSRNLPFRTFSALALADVQGSFTASEFVRKTTGVDNVCERSAVLGSGGTLLTKKDAGNGITMAFAVAPYTVRFLEE